Proteins from a genomic interval of Garra rufa chromosome 4, GarRuf1.0, whole genome shotgun sequence:
- the kcnj8 gene encoding ATP-sensitive inward rectifier potassium channel 8: MLPRKSIIPEEFAFSPALVSAIPRKPVFRDRVNKARFIAKSGACNLSHKNIREQGRFLQDVVTTLVDLKWRFTLVIFSMTFLCSWLLFAMFWWLVAFAHGDLDCKPVVEQCVTNVNSFTSAFLFSIEVQVTIGFGGRMITEQCPTAITVLILQNIIGLIINAVMLGCIFMKTAQSHRRAETLIFSRHAVIAVRNNRLCFMIRVGDLRKSMIINAVVRLQVVRKTTTPEGEVIPIHQIDVQTESAVASNSIFLLAPLIICHVIDKDSPLYDLSAMELQCSDLEVIVILEGVVETTGISTQARTSYVTEEILWGHRFVPMVTEEEGVYSVDYSKFGNTVKVATPPCSARELDEKPSILIQTLQKSELSHQNSLRKRNSMRRNNSMRKSNSMRRNNSTLSVPKVQFLTPEGGPNIAVT; the protein is encoded by the exons ATGCTGCCGCGTAAGAGCATCATTCCAGAAGAGTTCGCGTTCTCCCCGGCGCTCGTATCGGCGATTCCCCGCAAGCCGGTGTTTAGGGATCGGGTAAACAAAGCGCGCTTCATTGCCAAGAGCGGCGCATGCAACTTGTCGCACAAGAACATCCGCGAGCAGGGCAGATTCCTACAGGACGTGGTCACTACTTTGGTGGATCTCAAATGGCGTTTCACCCTGGTGATTTTCTCCATGACGTTCCTGTGCAGCTGGCTGCTGTTCGCTATGTTCTGGTGGCTGGTGGCCTTTGCGCACGGGGATCTGGACTGTAAACCTGTCGTAGAGCAGTGTGTCACTAATGTCAA CTCTTTCACCTCTGCCTTCCTCTTCTCCATTGAGGTGCAGGTGACAATAGGATTTGGAGGGCGTATGATAACAGAGCAGTGTCCCACAGCCATCACGGTGCTCATATTACAGAACATCATTGGGCTAATAATTAATGCCGTCATGCTGGGCTGCATCTTCATGAAGACTGCCCAGTCCCACCGACGCGCAGAGACCCTCATCTTTAGCCGCCATGCTGTCATTGCCGTGCGCAACAACCGTTTGTGCTTCATGATCCGGGTGGGTGATCTGCGCAAAAGCATGATCATCAATGCAGTCGTGCGCCTTCAAGTGGTCCGGAAGACCACTACCCCAGAGGGCGAGGTCATACCCATCCACCAGATCGACGTCCAGACAGAAAGCGCAGTTGCCAGCAACAGCATCTTCTTGTTGGCTCCCTTGATCATATGTCACGTCATCGATAAGGACAGTCCTCTGTATGATCTCTCAGCAATGGAGCTGCAGTGTAGCGATCTGGAGGTCATCGTGATCCTGGAAGGTGTGGTGGAGACCACGGGCATCTCCACCCAGGCTCGCACCTCGTACGTGACTGAGGAGATTCTGTGGGGCCACCGATTCGTGCCTATGGTGACTGAGGAAGAGGGTGTGTACTCAGTGGACTACTCAAAGTTCGGGAACACGGTCAAGGTGGCCACTCCACCTTGCAGTGCCCGCGAGCTAGACGAGAAGCCCTCCATCCTGATCCAGACGCTCCAGAAGAGTGAGTTGTCACACCAGAACTCTTTGCGCAAGAGGAACTCCATGCGCCGGAACAACTCCATGCGCAAGAGCAACTCTATGCGGCGCAACAATTCCACCCTCTCTGTGCCTAAAGTGCAGTTCCTCACCCCTGAGGGTGGACCAAATATAGCAGTCACATGA
- the cmasa gene encoding N-acylneuraminate cytidylyltransferase A, translating into MAAASKRALKREYENAISYEDSSDAKRCKVKRHISALILARGGSKGIPLKNIKMLAGVPLIGWVIRAALDSGVFDSVWVSTDHDEIARVAKTWGAKVHRRSPEVSKDSSSSLETIQEFSRLNPDVDVICNIQATSPCLHPEHLKEAVEYITKEGCDSVFSVVRRHHFRWQEVEKGDCHCTTALNLDPACRPRRQDWSGELCENGSFYFATRELVEKGLLQGGKIKYFEMKPEHSVDIDVDIDWPVAEQRVLRFGYFGKDKPEVVKLLLCSVSGCLTDGQIYMSAKGEEMVSVNTRDQAGIEMLKKEDVKVILIEKDPISKALADKLSKRMGCQLLQKVDDKLKKVQELMKKYKLEWKEIAVLGNDEPDVKCLELAGLSAVPMDAPTVALNHAKYICRNAAGHGAVREFAEHILLLKKKAKSQMEQDRIGRNNF; encoded by the exons ATGGCCGCAGCTAGTAAGCGAGCGTTGAAGCGTGAATACGAGAATGCAATCAGCTATGAGGACAGCTCCGACGCAAAACGATGTAAAGTCAAGAGACACATCTCTGCTCTTATTCTCGCCCGTGGAGGGAGTAAAGGCATACCCCTGAAGAACATCAAGATGCTGGCAGGAGTTCCTTTGATTGGATGGGTGATCAGAGCAGCGCTGGACTCAGGTGTTTTTGACAG TGTTTGGGTGTCCACTGATCATGATGAAATCGCTAGAGTGGCCAAGACTTGGGGGGCTAAAGTGCACAGGAGGAGCCCAGAGGTGTCTAAAGACTCCTCAAGCTCACTGGAAACCATTCAGGAGTTCAGCAGACTAAACCCAG ATGTTGACGTCATCTGTAACATCCAGGCCACGTCTCCATGTTTGCATCCCGAACATCTCAAAGAGGCTGTGGAATACATCACTAAAGAAGGCTGTGATTCTGTTTTCTCTGTGGTCCGGCGACACCATTTCCGATGGCAAGAGGTCGAAAAAGGAG ACTGCCATTGTACTACAGCGCTGAACCTGGATCCAGCTTGCAGGCCACGGCGTCAGGACTGGTCAGGAGAGCTCTGTGAAAATGGCTCTTTTTACTTCGCTACCAGAGAGCTTGTAGAAAAAGGGCTTCTTCAG GGTGGAAAAATTAAGTATTTTGAGATGAAGCCTGAGCACAGTGTGGATATCGATGTCGACATAGACTGGCCCGTAGCTGAACAGAGAGTGTTAAG GTTTGGTTACTTTGGCAAGGATAAACCAGAAGTTGTAAAGCTCCTGCTGTGTAGCGTATCAGGATGTCTAACAGACGGTCAGATCTACATGTCAGCAAAAGGAGAGGAGATGGTGTCCGTCAACACCAGAGACCAGGCCGGCATCGAAATGCTAAAGAAAGAAGACGTGAAG GTTATTTTGATAGAAAAAGACCCCATATCAAAGGCCTTAGCTGACAAACTCTCAAAGAGAATGGGCTGTCAACTCCTGCAGAAAGTGGACGACAAACTGAAGAAGGTGCAGGAACTTATGAAGAAATACAAGCTGGAGTGGAAAGAGATAGCAGTCTTAG GAAATGATGAGCCGGATGTAAAGTGCCTTGAACTGGCAGGCTTGAGCGCAGTACCCATGGATGCCCCAACAGTGGCACTCAACCATGCCAAATACATCTGTCGCAACGCAGCGGGTCACGGAGCCGTGCGAGAGTTCGCCGAACACATCCTACTGCTGAAAAAGAAGGCCAAGTCTCAGATGGAGCAGGATAGAATTGGCAGAAACAATTTTTAG